TATTACTGACATGGGTTACTGTGAATGGTATGTTATTTTCGTGGtattaatacaaatatttatatggGTGACACACTACttagtcacttattccatgtcaCTATGgttctttgcgtaaagaaaagCTTTCTGACATTTGCCAGAAATCTTCCCTGAAGCTTCCAACCTTGTACGTTTAGGGCAGAGTGGTgattctgaggctagggatctgcaccagtaATTGGAAGGTTgacggttcaaatcccataaacacaAGATGTGACTCTATTCCGTTGAGCCGTTGAGCCCTTAACTTGCAagtgctctgtcctgggtatgatgataatctgcatccagcccagcaagcaggtcctccaacttacagggaaaacttgggggctggtggcagccaccataaaataaaaataaaaaaactcacactgttccagtgtagtGCAAAGGTGCCACCcattgcactcgggtcccaatccaggtggcttGTCATGCGGTAGGCGCAGCAATAGGCTATCAGCGCATACTCCCTACCGCTCCTCTCATATACCTTTGTAGCAGAGTGtattttaaaatccatccattcagccatccatccatttatcctcttccgcttatccgagatcgggtcacggAGACAGCAACTTGAgcatcccgaggcgttcccaggccagccgagagacatagtccctccagtgtgtcctgggtcttccctggggcctcctcccagttagacatgcccagaacacctcaccagggaggcatccaggaggcatcctgatgaGATGCCCGAGCCACGtatttcctttcataattttaaatacttaattCATGTCATATCTTAATCccaatttgcttaaactgaaaaggttctgcTCCTTCTGGATTTTTCTactgctttgtctttcttttaatttGGAGGCCAACACTACACACAGTACTGCAGACAGGACCTCACCAATGAGTTATATAACTTGAACATGGCGACTcttgacttgtgctccacacctTGTGATCTATCATCTAGTATTGCCTTCTTGATGGGTTCTGATTGATGGCAGTTGTGAGTCCACTATTGACGTATTTGAATAAAACTTGGAACTCCCATTTCCGACCACCGACTAGGAAAACGGAAAGAAAACGAGACCCCGACTCGGAATTCCTGCTTGTAAACTCGGGGCTGGTCTGTCATGTCCAAGTTTGTCAGACTTCAGACTTTGAAATTAATACAAAATGGCGACGTACACTGGAAACAGTTAAGCACAGAGTAAGCACAGTACACTGCACATTAACACTGTATcgatttaatttgtttatcacTGAATTCACTTTAAATGATTCGATTCAAAATCCTGAATATTGAGAAGGTAAGCGTTAACATTACCAGAACGAACACTTAACGGACTAACCGATGTGAGCCTGATTCGCGCTACTATTCGTGCATTGGGCTCAATGgttgttttgtgaattttttaaTTGCAGCTTACAAGCATAAACAGTActgtttatcctggccaagaTCATAAAAATCTGTTTTAGATATGACAGTATACATTTTGCGCTTTTCTTGCTTATCATTTCGTTTTATCGTCATTCGTTTTTCTGTCAATTCCACCTCCAGCCGCCATAGGACTACGCCTCCCAAAGTGCGCTGCGGGCTAGTCTGACGTCACTCGGTGTCTCCGCGGTGTCCTAGCAACCACAGACGCTAGGTTTTACAGGTAAGGTGCCTTTATTCGACGCTAAttaaacctaaaaataaaaacaaaacgccCCTCACCTACAGAGAGGCTTTCACGTACCGGTAAAAGCAGAAGTCGCTCCGTCCTAATTCTTCGGTTTTTTTACGCTTCTTGTATTGTGAGTAGAACCGTGTAGAAAGGCGAGTGACGGCTATTGCGCAAAGTTATTTTGCGGATTCGATTAACCCGGACAGTTCAGACTTCTTCGGTGGCTTTTTTTCGCTCATAAAATGAGCGGATCCCCCGTTCGCGTGCGGCTGCTGGCGACTTTGACCGCTGTTTCCGCGTTAAGCTTGGCCACCGGACACTGGGTCGTTGTGGGGTTCGCTGGTGTCTCCTTAGTATTTGGTGCCGGTATGACGGGCGCGTGGAAACGCTTCGTGTCTTTGCTTGGCACCAGACGCTAGTTTCGGTCTCCATGTGACATTTGGCTATGAAACCGGCGTCGCTTTTTGTCACGTTTGTCTGTCTTTTTACCGAGTGGAACCGGTGGTGAGCCTGGACAGTTCATTTTATATTAGGGACTGATTTGGATCTCCGCATTACATTAGTATTGTGGTTGGATTAACAAGAGGTGGCTTTTGATTAAGAAAATCTCCAATGTTACATTTTAGGAATATTTTCATTTCGAAatgctttttgtatttattgtgatTTAATCTTTAAgcttaataaaacttaaaaaaaacattggATACCTCATCGGGTTTAAGGGAGTAAGCGCCTAAATAGTGTTATTTATTGGTTTTCGCAAACGATTATAATTGTGCATTTATTCATCTCTCTGAGTAGCATTATCTTTATCTCTCACACTGTTCAAGTAGACTTAGATGTACTTTCCTTCGACTGGCTAGCATTGAGAGCACCaccctttattctttgttacgtGTATTAAATTCTGTGTTGCAGTAATCACGAGTTTTTAGTGTAGATAACACTAAACATGTCCTTGTATTTGGTTCACAGATGATTTTATACTAAGCAACTTACAAATCAGGTCagcataatcgagtaaacattaGTCTGAGAGCTCTGACATTTTTAGATAATTAAGGGAACATTAATTTAGGATGGAAGCCAGGAAGCTGTTCTTTATGCAAATAATTGTGAGAACCTGGACTAGCAAGTCATGGAGTTGAAATCTTGATAACATTTAAGAAGGAATAAGATGAGCCATGGgaacatcttagctattagccaaACAAACGAGCGACAATTGCATTGTATGGTCTCccctcgtttgtcaaatttcttacattttataattgtgaaaagaggagtgacatgtgcccgccTTACACTTGTTCTTCTACTTATTAGACTTAGTTATTCATTACTGCctttaattaacaaaaagtgCACATTCTTGTGGTGTTACATGGTGATCTGGGTGTCTGGTAAGTTTCAGGCTTTTCAGGCTTTGGTCTCTGAGCTTTGCTACTCTGCTGTCTTGAGGGTGACTGCTAAATTTCAAGGTGTGTTCTTCACTACTATTGCAGGCTCCTTTCTGCTAAATACAAAAGCTTATCTTCGTCCCACCATGGAGGTAGCCGTCCTCACCACGCATCAAGAAGTGCACAAAAAAGTAAAGCCCCTCCAGCTGAGGAGCAAAGCGGccaaggagtcttttaagatctTGGACCCCAGCAGCAAAAAGCTAAGCTCTCTGGAGGCCCAGCGCATCATCTCAGTCATGGAAGAGTGCATCAAGAAGACAGAGCTGGTCACGCTGCTGCCTTACTGCTTAGAGAACTTGGAACGCTTCAGAGTCATGCTGGGCACTGACCTAATAAGTGCCCTGCAGGAACACAAACGTCTTGGGAACAACCTGGTGATGCTCCTCGGAAAGCAACACGAGGTCCAAGTCCCAGACCCTCACGTAGCAATGCTGCAGCAGGCAGTAAGAAGCTCACTGAAGAACGTCCTGAGGCTCTTCCGCTGCAATCCTGTAGCCTACCAGACATTGAGAGCTGAAGCAGTCACCAGGGGCAAGGCTTCCCAGGATCTGGTGCGCCATCTCTCTGCACTTCGGGGCTTTCTGCTTGAGAAGCTGCTTACGGGACCTGCTgaggaaaagacaaaaaatgtgtATCTTAAAGAAATTTCGCTCAGACATGAAAAGAACACGATGACTGTCACTGGTATGGAAGATGAATTGGCCCTCGCCATTAAAGAGAGAGACGCTGAGGTATGGCTTAttttctgtttatggtttatagGAAATGGGGACATGGAGGGTCTTTATTCATAACTTTTGTGACAGATGGCTGGGgcaccccttcaccacatctgccaggtaGACAAGGGTGGAAAGCCCAGTATCatcccctggatgctagatggtagcacccctgggttgcagcagtgtctcggac
This genomic window from Polypterus senegalus isolate Bchr_013 chromosome 12, ASM1683550v1, whole genome shotgun sequence contains:
- the iqcd gene encoding dynein regulatory complex protein 10 isoform X1 translates to MSHGNILAISQTNERQLHCMVSPRLSNFLHFIIVKRGVTCARLTLVLLLIRLSYSLLPLINKKCTFLWCYMVIWVSGSFLLNTKAYLRPTMEVAVLTTHQEVHKKVKPLQLRSKAAKESFKILDPSSKKLSSLEAQRIISVMEECIKKTELVTLLPYCLENLERFRVMLGTDLISALQEHKRLGNNLVMLLGKQHEVQVPDPHVAMLQQAVRSSLKNVLRLFRCNPVAYQTLRAEAVTRGKASQDLVRHLSALRGFLLEKLLTGPAEEKTKNVYLKEISLRHEKNTMTVTGMEDELALAIKERDAEVSKRNEVIRQLKTSLYQMEKVSEDFQRRTRQDTDNQVQSDLKASESRCMKFQQEVNQLRNQLSQLIGENQEVEMVLRKKKYKVETEVENWIQKYDGEIGEKQMEYEELNKQYQEEKAELEELEKQFAVLEEEYSQITERQRLAKEKREAQERELAIMTRAAILIQAFWKGYKVRKLMKGKKGKKGKKGKKGKK
- the iqcd gene encoding dynein regulatory complex protein 10 isoform X2, yielding MLSGIGWNCSFLLNTKAYLRPTMEVAVLTTHQEVHKKVKPLQLRSKAAKESFKILDPSSKKLSSLEAQRIISVMEECIKKTELVTLLPYCLENLERFRVMLGTDLISALQEHKRLGNNLVMLLGKQHEVQVPDPHVAMLQQAVRSSLKNVLRLFRCNPVAYQTLRAEAVTRGKASQDLVRHLSALRGFLLEKLLTGPAEEKTKNVYLKEISLRHEKNTMTVTGMEDELALAIKERDAEVSKRNEVIRQLKTSLYQMEKVSEDFQRRTRQDTDNQVQSDLKASESRCMKFQQEVNQLRNQLSQLIGENQEVEMVLRKKKYKVETEVENWIQKYDGEIGEKQMEYEELNKQYQEEKAELEELEKQFAVLEEEYSQITERQRLAKEKREAQERELAIMTRAAILIQAFWKGYKVRKLMKGKKGKKGKKGKKGKK
- the iqcd gene encoding dynein regulatory complex protein 10 isoform X3, with the translated sequence MEVAVLTTHQEVHKKVKPLQLRSKAAKESFKILDPSSKKLSSLEAQRIISVMEECIKKTELVTLLPYCLENLERFRVMLGTDLISALQEHKRLGNNLVMLLGKQHEVQVPDPHVAMLQQAVRSSLKNVLRLFRCNPVAYQTLRAEAVTRGKASQDLVRHLSALRGFLLEKLLTGPAEEKTKNVYLKEISLRHEKNTMTVTGMEDELALAIKERDAEVSKRNEVIRQLKTSLYQMEKVSEDFQRRTRQDTDNQVQSDLKASESRCMKFQQEVNQLRNQLSQLIGENQEVEMVLRKKKYKVETEVENWIQKYDGEIGEKQMEYEELNKQYQEEKAELEELEKQFAVLEEEYSQITERQRLAKEKREAQERELAIMTRAAILIQAFWKGYKVRKLMKGKKGKKGKKGKKGKK